A region of Toxorhynchites rutilus septentrionalis strain SRP chromosome 1, ASM2978413v1, whole genome shotgun sequence DNA encodes the following proteins:
- the LOC129763603 gene encoding larval cuticle protein A2B-like: MAYKFLTLCALVAVASAGVIPAAPLAYSSPLLAAPAHLSYAAPVTKTLVAAPLAKTVVADEYDPNPQYSYSYGISDALTGDQKSQHESRSGDVVQGSYSVVDPDGHKRTVEYTSDPHNGFNAVVHREPIGHVKAVAPVLAAKTIVAQPALSYAAPVAKLAAAPVAYAAPAYAYHH; encoded by the exons ATGGCTTACAAG TTCCTGACCCTCTGCGCCCTGGTGGCTGTTGCTAGTGCTGGAGTCATTCCCGCTGCCCCACTTGCTTACTCCTCTCCACTTCTTGCGGCTCCTGCTCATTTGTCCTACGCCGCTCCGGTCACCAAAACTCTGGTCGCTGCACCGCTCGCCAAGACTGTCGTCGCCGATGAGTACGACCCGAACCCACAGTACTCCTATTCGTACGGAATCTCTGATGCTCTGACCGGTGACCAGAAGTCCCAGCACGAGTCCCGCAGCGGAGATGTTGTTCAGGGATCGTACTCCGTTGTTGACCCAGATGGCCACAAGCGTACCGTCGAGTACACCTCCGACCCACACAACGGATTCAACGCCGTCGTCCACCGTGAGCCAATCGGTCACGTCAAGGCCGTTGCCCCAGTCCTTGCCGCTAAGACCATTGTTGCCCAGCCAGCTTTGTCCTATGCCGCCCCAGTCGCTAAACTGGCCGCTGCCCCAGTAGCCTACGCTGCCCCAGCTTACGCGTACCACCATTAA